In the genome of Synchiropus splendidus isolate RoL2022-P1 chromosome 2, RoL_Sspl_1.0, whole genome shotgun sequence, the window GCATGTTGgcttcatgaaaaaaacatttttgatcaCCATGCATGTTCAAACACATAAAAGACTACACGTGATCAGTGAGCCACACCGGAGCACAGCCTGGAATTACATACATACAATGTCACAATACATTTAAGTAAGGTACAAGGTTCTACAAAGTTACAGCAAAGAATAacaaaaatttttaaaaaatctaggGAGACGCTGGCAAGTTCGACTGTCTGAATCATTGTAAAGGACATTAAATGATTTTATgcatatattttaaatgtaaatagttGAGTGGTGACTTGAGAACTGAATTTTCGGGTGCAGAGTATGAGTAATTATATCAGTCTCTAATATATTACAAATACAAATTAATGGAAATCAAAAAATATTACACACAAATGTCAGATGTCACAAGCAGGGTGGTGCAGGGCAGGGAGGTGTTCTGTGCACAGACGTCAGCGGTGACACAAACGGAACAGTCACATACCCTCTGTTCGCTGTTCCCTGCCAACTCATCTTGGAGGTCCTTCGCCTTCAGTTCCAGTTTGGTCCTCTGCTTGATCTGCTCCTGACGCTCGGCTGATAGTTGCTCCCTTTCCTCCTTCATGGCTGAGATCTTAGATTTCAGCTCCCTCACGACACGTTCCGTCTCCTAAACAAAATTGATTCAGAGAAAAAAACTAGCTTCGATCAGGATTGCAACAACAAGTCAAACGAAATTCCCCATTCTCTTTTTATCCTACCAAGTCTGACTAACTGCTGTTTGGTGGGAAATTGCAAATATATTGgccaaggaaaaaaataaagaacttaCCTCCACTTTGTCTCTAGCATCTTGCTGAGCATCCCGTAGTTGTCTGGACTTGTCCCCACAGGTCTCTCTTTTGCTGGACAGCtgaaaaatacatatacataaAACTTTGGCCCCTCTGGTGAAAATGAAGTCTGTATTATACAATATAAGAATTTATGATATACATTTACAATtgatcaaagacaaaaaaatgaaattgaaattatcaaacatgaacatgaaaccaCCATTCTTGAGTCTTGACCTATGTCAAgtcaaaaaaatacttcaacagAAAATGATAAAGATGGTTTTCAATACCTCATCCAGTTTGGCACGGGTTTCATTCAGTTCCTGGTTGTAGATTGTATACTCCAGGGCTCTTCTCATCTTGTCCCACTTCTGATACTGagccagctcctccttctcatcCTCCAGGGTGTGCAGCCGCTCCTCGATGTATTTCAACAACTCATtgatcttctctctctttccctctgatTAACACACAAATGGTTTTAAAATACAGAACTCATGAAAACACTGTCAGGCGAACATTGATTTGGGAAGAAAAAGTGCTGACAGTCTGATACAAACTTTTGAGAGTTGAAATTCCATTCATGAAAATTACTTTTTAACAGTATTGTTTTGACAAGGTAATTTATTGAAGGAAATCAAATTGTGATTCACAATTTTATTGCAGGTAGTGGACATGACACAAGAGGTGCCTATCCATTAACAGGGGAAGAGTATAtaacaaaaagtaaaaaatgaagACCCTTGGTTTAATGGAGAGTTGAAATGTCTTGATTAGAAGCTTGCACTGCATTtcagttttattgacatttcatCTGTTGAGTAACCACATAGGgagttacattttaaatgttgtgaGGGAAAACAATTAAATGGCAACAGACTTCTCATACAGAGctcatttatttgttattatttccaTTCAGTTAGCATTACTTTAGTGCGTAACATACATCTCATTCTCAAAAAGCCAATGGTGGTGTGTTGGTGAACTGCTGggtacaggatttttttttttaatctttcttttttccttatGTTTCTTGCTTAAGTTGCtaatgatgacaaaacaaaactgactgtAATATAGATAGTAGATCACAGACACCAAACCAGAGAACAGGAATTCTAAAATGTAAACAGCATGGAGGAGAAACATCTTGCATCACACTTCTTACTTAACCTTTCATGGATTACCTGTCTCTTTCATAAGAGAAATGCTCTCCTCCTTTCTTTCATCATACACTCGTGTCCCAGCCACTTCCCTCAACAACTTCAGACGCTGGGAGTCCGGGGCTGTGGCCATTTGGTTGATCTACAGAGAAAAAGCAAGATGACGTAAATGATAATGCCAACACTACACCAACAAGACAACAACAGGCCCCTTAGGAAAAGAAATAAGGTCACATTAGTACATAAGACAATGTTGGTGGCTTACCTTTCCTTGTTTTACAATATAGTATGGGTTGCTGCGGGAGAAGCCAGCACTTTCCAGAAGGttcatgacatcatttttccTACATATTTCACATAATCAAAAAGGTAAGTTGAATTAGTTATTAATTCCAGTAAAGCCAGAGGCTGCAACCAGCCAGTGTGATACTTACGTCACCATCTTTTTGTCCAAGAAATACTGGTCTTTCTTGGCACCAATTACACGGCGAAGAGAGACTTCTTCTTTGTCAATCTGAAGCAAGAAACATTAACCACTGTTCATAAGAAAAGCTATGATGTCAAACTCAtttctggagcagcagagacgcCATGCCTTCCCGGTCAGAATTATCTGAACATTGTGTACTCCAGGTACCTGGAGTGCGACCATTGTAGAAATTGAATTTTCACAGTCAGCGCTGCGGTTggcaaaaaaagttatttaatCATTTTCTCTCCAAAACCctttatattaataatatcTGCACTGAATCAATGTTATATATCCGACTAGACAATGCAAAATAAGAAGTATGAACACAGGCGTCTATTAATAATGAGCTGGAATGTTACTCTCCAGTatgtgaaaacaaaagtcacacaAATTTAGTGATGTGTCTGAACGAAAGTGCCTTACATAAAGAGGAACCTTTTAAAAAAGCAGCTATGCAATgtgaagaaaatgcagattttgGCATATGAGTCAGTTCTTACTGGAAGACGGTTGTCAGAGTTGTCAAATATGATCTCCACAAAGGCTGAAATGACACGAGGACCAGTTCCCTCCTGCAGATGACAAAAGCAACATGTTGTATGCAAAGGAAACCCTTAGTGCATGGTGGTCTGTGATGAGATTTTAATGGTATTTACTACTCAGAATAATGCACTtaacttgatttatttttaacatagaGTGACAAATCTGCACATAAACATCCATCATATGTAATATTGTATGTAAAAATTTTTAGCTGTGCTATTACAAACCAACATCTAAATGAGATTGTTTTGCAGGACACATTCTAGTACTTACATGGAGCAAAGCGAGTCGCTGTTCAGGCCGAAGATGGCTAAACTCATCGCTGAGCACAAACTGAATGGCTGAGGAagagttaaaaataaagaaatcaatCCAAATAAATCATACAATTCCCATGTTATACTGCAGAATACTATAAggtaaaaacaaatgactcaccATAGAAGAAGTTACTTTTTCCAGATCCATTTCTTCCAACTATAGAAAGAGAAACATACCGATTATGTATCCTAGAAAACACCTTCATATTACATATTATGTACGATGAGTTGTAATTATTTTACAAAACCATGCATGGAGTGGTAACATCACAAAGGTCCTAACACAGTCATTCGTATATATCGCTTCTGTCCTGAACTGAACTGTGACTTGGAATGAAACACAGTCAAGAAGCGCACCAACTGATATAGGATAGGAAGCAAAAGAGGGCATTTTTGTAGTAGCTTTTAACCAagagaagtaaataaatatcactcaTATGCAACAGCTCTCAACCGGTATGTTCCTTGATTTGTCCGGGCTGTATACACAAACTTGTGTTCTGTGTGGAGTGCTAGCGTTAGTTATTATAATGTTTCTCTCTGGATATTTTTTCCAGATTAACCAGTGCCATTGATATGTGTTGTGCTTTCATATCGTTGTGACGCTTAATAACAAGTGACCATGTGTCGTCTGGCATGGAGCAGCCCTTCTCGATTGACTGATGTCGGTCAGTGTGAAATaacaaaagtaaagtaaagtaaatccAATACATAGCTTCTGTTTTTGATactaaatacaataataaataacttaACAACAATAAGTAACTAGCTTCACCCAAGTGACAGAAAGCTGAACTTCTAACAATGAAGTcaacttatattttattttaccgaTGCTTACCAATAACATTGTGCTTTGGACTAAAAGGGTCCACGACCGTCTGGTCCCTGTAACTTCGGAATCCTTGGATGATGacctatattaaaaaaaaaaaaaagataattaaaaaaaggaaaaataaaatgtctgtaTATGGGACTTGATCACAGCCCAAATGTATAGTCcagttgtatttttcaaatcccATAGGCACAATGTTTCGTACAAACACGTTTACCATTACATAAATGGTGACAGGCAGGCGTCACAATAGCCAATACATAATCATTGGAAATAGTCGAATCAGACGAGTTAAAAATATGACAAGAATGGGATGGCACTTAACTAAAATCATGTGTTTTAGTCCAAGGATGAACAGTGAAAATGGATGTGATTTGCCCAATATATTCGGTAAAAGGGTCATGTGTACCattacttgttttttgttttttttaaaatgttttttaaacagcTATCACGTAGTAtctataaaaatattaataacttggTGCTACATTTGCTCCAATTAATGTGTGTGCACGTGTATAATGCAAATTTAGCAAATGTCACCACACTGTCAGTGGGTCAATGTGGAtcaaaaaactgaaatgagTACAGAGCTTGAACACTGGACCGTTTGCAGAATTGTTTCAAAATAGCCTACAGCTACATGTACACTCAAAACAGCATGACAACACTAGTGTACAACGCTTTCTATGCAACTGCACAAACCCAGGCTTGTTCTTAGCATTAGCTTAGCATTGCTACTGGGGGGCGGGTTATTCGCGCCTGCTAATATGAAATATGGGGATTATCTGTCGTGCACTCGTCATTTGgtagatgaaaacaaacttccCCGTTAAGCTGTGTACGAGGTGACCGGTATGCGCTTTCATTTGAGACTTAACCTACTTTAGCAATGATGACCATCGGCGACCATCGCTAGCTTACCTGTTTGATGTACATGGCGGCCTAAAACGTAGTCCCTGGCTGAACAGAGAGAATTGCAGCCACTCCAAAAATTGGAGGCGACAAATATGTAATGACCAAAACTGATTACTACCCAGACAaattaattcattcaaatcTGACAAAATACAGTACGCTACAGAAAAATAACATCGAAAATGGCGGCGGGGGCGGGCTGGAACGGACCGTACCATAATGCGGATAAAGTGCACTGCTTTTTTGTAGATTAAACATGATTCAGATATATTTTCAGGACACGTACAACCATACAAAAAACTCAGTTGTAATATAACCCACATCCACGACATTTAATTCAGTTACACGATCGAAACCATTCATATGTGTAAGAGTCAACGCCTTTAACCCCCTCCCGAAGTTAATAGTACAACCCAGTGTCTCTCTTCTGGGCGCCAaagagcagaaaatgaaaaacccaTGTGCATGTGTTCTGCAGAAACAATAAGTGAATCGTCAttattttggatgtttgttgACTAGCTCACCAACTATatctttcagtttttttttgtttccttgcgccaaaaaaaacattacttcACGTAATTCAACGACACTGtagaggtcgctgttgcatgcTTTTTGAAGTACAGAGGTGCTGAAAAAGGTCGTCCCCAAAAAATTCCATGAGCGCTGAATCCTCCTCCATAATAAGTCCGGTGCATATTAAGAAAACAGTGAAGAAGATAACCAAAATATATATGTGATATAATATTAATATCTGACAAGTAAATCAACCTTAAAGGATCGGATAACAAAAAGCCCATCACCAGGTTGGTATTGTATAATGGTGAAAAGTCGAAGAGCCAAAGCCAAGatgacattttaattcatgtttttatgcCTCATTTTGGATGGCTATAAACAAAATTCTACAACTTAACCAATAAACATGCTGAAATAATGACATGAgaagatgttttattttcaatgtgaaaacatttaataaacacatATTACATCAACATGATTGGTAAAAATCACAAcgacacatttttaataaattaagTCCAAAATGCCTGACTGCATTGGAGTGAAAGTTTAAATCACAATGTCAACCTAAGGCTTGTATATTGCAGTTCAtcactgtgctgtgttttttggTCTCTGCAGTTCAGATGACAGAAAACAGCTTCACAGAATTCATAGACTACTTTGAATAAATACTACGAAGACCTGTGCTTCTGCCGATCTCTATTTGCTCTGATGGTTGAACACCAGGCACagattgaatctttttttttttttcaagtaaaaACTACAGGACTAGTTTTAAGGCAGTGCAGTTATTGGGCTCAGGTTCAACTGATGGTGCACTGGAGACTTCAGGCAAGAGGTAGGGAAGGTGAACACAGATGGGTCAAAGTTTTTGGTGTtcagtgtggtggtggtggcgaaGTCATTGGCAAAAAAGGAAGCAGATTCTGGGATGCAGGGAGTGACCGGTTCCGGTGTGGCTGCATGAGCTGGAGCGCTGGAGAGAACCTCTGATTCAAACTGCAGCAGTTGACCCATAAAACTAAAGTTGGGTGAGATGACGGCCCGGCGCTGCTTGATGATGTCGAAAGCTGCATCCAGCTTTATCCTCTGCGTCTTCATGATGTAGGCCATGCAGATGGTTGGGGAACGTGAGATGCCAGCCTCACAGTGGACCAGGACCTTTCCTCCTGATTGCTTGACATGATCTGGAAGAGGACAGAGCGTCGACGTCAGCCACATCTATGAGACACGCTACATTTTTGCATCCAGTGTTGCTTCTAATTCTTCAGAATGTGAGTCTTCACATTCACACCACTGAAGTAGAGTTCTCAATGCCACACTGTAGGTGTAATATACCGATGTATGTTCTAATTAAGGAGTGCTGCACCCCCGCTCACAATCTAAAAAAGCACAGACGCCTGCACAGTGACGTGGTTCCGGTCACCAATGTAGCACCCATGACATTCATGCTCCTGAAACACGGAAACCGCAACATAAACACCCCTGCTCCCTGTATGCAGTCTCATATATGCTGCTCCTCCTATACACCAATGTTAATGGTAAATATCAAGCACGCTATTTATTGGCTTTATTTtctatgaaaagaaaaaaagaaaaaaacaagctaAATGCATAATGTAGAGAATATGGAACACCCCTAAATAGTGACCATATGGGGTGAGTTCCGTCTTTGCCTCTGCCTCACCATTAATAGCCAACAGCTCATCCTTTGGTACACCTGCTTTAGTCTGACAATGCTCTCCCTTCCCTCGCACTCTCTGTTCCACATTCCCTGCCCTCGGGACATCATCGATTCCCACCTGCCAGCTACCAGACATTGAGCTTTTATTTtccactcagcggtcatgcgcgtaTCAGTCATCCCACGTCCTCCTCCACCCGGCTATTACTAAACATAGACAGCTCACCGAGTTGTCATCCTCGATGACCACACCCGGCAGAGCAAGTTGCTGAGTATCTGCCTGCAAGGGTCTTTTCAAGTTAAGACCAGGCGATGGAAAAGGAGGAGGGAAGGGGGAGGGAGAAAATCCTGAATGGAAGCAGAATGGCCAGGATGTGAGGGGGGTTGTAGAAAGGCGATCAAGTTAAACTGATTAGACCTGAGTTTCCTAATGACTTCTACTTGGCAGGAGGTGAGAGCCAGTGATGACGGGTGCTTATTTGTAGCCGCGGCGCTAAAATACACATCTATGTATAGTTGTCTTTTTTGCCTTCGCATGCGCAAGCCTTGGTATTTTTGCAACCTTTGGTGAACTGGTATTCAAGGCCCTTTATTTCACGTCATCGCCGGTGTTAGAACGTAGATTCAAACCGATACTCACCGATAAACTCTATGGCTTCCTGAAAGTGAGAGCTAATGTCCGCCATGTGGTTGTCCTCAACTGGGATCCACTTGTAATCGAAGCCGCCTTTGGTGGGCTGCAGGTCCCTGCGAGACACGTTGAGCAAGGCTGTGATGTGAAGGTCACTGAGATAGTCTTGTCTGGAGGCATGGTAGGCACTGCCGAGGTAGAGGAAAGGCAGGATCTCCACAGGTGTACCCTGAAATTTAAGGACGATAAGAAGGTAAACAAAAACGCACAAGACATAACACATGATCAGAAGCAATGTCGCTGTCGGTTTTGGGAAGACCAAGACCGGACAGTCTTAAAGGATGAGTATGAGAGAACACAACAGGAAACAATGATCCTCTGTCAGGTAAAAGTACCATGATGATCAATACACATTGTCAGTCGGGTTTGCGAGTGTCAACACAGaggggtggtgggggggtttCATACCTGATCGTAATCTGGTTTGTTGCGTGAAAGCTTCCCGTTGTGGTTGATGACTCTTCTGTCAGTTTCACTTCCACTTTGGTCGACGCTTTTCACCTCAGTGCAAAGTTCAGGGTATTGAGAGTGGAAGTTCTCATATCCACCTGAAAGAAGGAAACACGGGCTTAGAAcaactctctctcccccccagCCGAGACTTGTGAAATATCCAGcgtttatgaaacagttttatcTCCGGATTATGAACCTTTAGAACCTGATTATGAGCGAGTATTTATGAACAAGGTTCCGCTGTTGACGGGCCGCTAATCCTTTAAGACAGGATGCAGAGGTGACGGACGGAAGAGTTTGACGCTTCGCCTCAACCTTTTGATGTGTATTTGGTCAGGGCAGGAGTTGTTGATTCACTCGATGAACCATCGTCCACCTTTGTCTCCCACTGACTCATTCGCTCCGTTTGACGCAGACATACATCCCCCGAAACAacatacgtatatatatatatatatatatatatatatatatatatatatatatgtatatatatatatatatatatatatatatatatatatatatatatatatatatatatatatatatgatttgaAATTGAGGACGCAGTCATCTCACCTTTCAAGAAGCAGATGTTGGTCCCGCTCCCCAGATGTGACAGGGTGTTTATAACCATTTGTGCTACACTGTCCTTCTTCAGTTTTTGCCAGTGGGACGTCCGGTCATCCAGAGCTACAACTGCCGAAATGCTGCCCTCCTTCAGTCTGAACAAGGCGTTCTCATCCGGGATGATGAACTGCAGCGGCACGGGTCCTCCCCGGGACCTCCGGACCACCACGGAGTTGAGGTTGACGTTGACAGAACCTCGGATGTTGGAGTTCGTGAATGAGAAATACGACCGGCAGTCCACAATAAGGCAGTTCCCGTACTCTTTCCTGATGATCTTCCTCAAACGGCGGGAGTCGATGCTGGACACCTTCATGTTGAGGATAGTTATTGCCTTCAAATACGAAAGAGATGGCTCCCTGAACGGAGGGAAGTGAAGCGCCCCGAGAACGTCTGAGCCTACATTTCCTTCAAGGGGAATCCTACCCAGCAGTTTTATGTGAATGGCACCTCCGGTGAGTGACGCCACGGACCATATTTGGGCATGAGAGAGGCGTGATAGCGAGACGGGAACACGCCCACAACGATGACTGTGGCGCGTGTTTCTCCGCCCCCGGTCTGTGAAACACACATCATGACCGCAGTCAGAGCACATTCACAGCTTCTCATCCAAACACAGACCAGTGATTCAAGTAGATCGGTTACCTCCTTGTCAGGTTACTGTTGACTAGGAAAATGTGAGCTGTCCCTTGTGGTtcttagatagatagatagatagatagatagatagatagatagatagattgatagacagacagatagatagataggtagatagatatatatatatacagacagacagacagacagacagacagacagacagatagataggcagacagacagacagacagacagacagatagatagacagatagacagacagacagacagatagatagatagatagatagacagacagacagacagacagacagacagctagacagacagacagctagacagagacagatagatagatagatagacagacagacagatagatagatagatagatagacagctagacagacagacagctagacagacagacagatagacagacagctagacagacagacagatagatagatagatagatagatagacagacagctagacagacagacagatagataaatagatagattactctgttttcatttgtcacaAATTTCACCAGTGTTTTAATAGGTACATGTCCACTAACAGTATTTCTATTCATGCGATGAAGGTATTCTTGATGTTGCTATTTATTTCTGCCAAGGAGGATTTTTTTGGGGCagtgaaagacagaaaaatctGCTTTTTGATTACCGACCTAAATGCATCAGGTTAGCATCTTCATGGCAGACGTCAGGACCCACATAGCACCCAGTCAGAGCATAATGGAACAAGGTGTTAAAACTCAGATCTCCCTCAGACCACCTCTGTAATTTGATTGTCTTGGCCGTCAAGCAGGCGTGTTTGCTGCTGTTAGAGGTGACAGGTTTTTAAGTCTTTTATGAGTATTGATTTAACTAACCGAGTTACTAATAAAATCagttgtttatttatacatctgtttcattttgttatgcCTTTAGGCAGCTCACAGAGCTGGCAGTTAGTGCTGCAGGCAGCACCAAGTGGGTTCCAGCTCGATGGAGTGCAGCTCTTAAGAGTCGGAGCTAACCCTGTCCACGGTACACCATCACAAACATAATCTTACTTACAGTACATTAGTAATCTGCCCTTGAAAAGTGCATAACACAGTTGCACGATGCCAGTTATCATGACTAATTGATACTATTTGCTTGAGAAATAGGATTCAACTGCGGGTGAATAACCCTGATGTTGAAATAGATAGACTCCCTCCTGGTTTGATGATTCTGGGAATCAGATGGACAGAAAAACACCAgctagaggaaaaaaataactgacagggtttattttgtgttcaaatTATGAGGGATTGTCAGACTTAAAACTGAGAGTGCCGGGTTGGAGGAAATAACCATATAAGGAAGTCAGTACGTCAAACTCCTCCTGAGCTGAAGAAAATGACAGTTGATGTTCATAACATATAAACACGACAACGAGAAGAATAAAATTAACTTTTTCTGTTGACTTCCTGGTTAATGTTTTGGATTGTGGAAAAAGGTCAAAGGTTTTTGTGTCAACTTGATTACTTTTATTACTCTgtagtaataaataaatgtactaaGTGTTTTATAGCTGGGCAGATCCCtgcatacaacaacaacaaaacaaaaaaacagctccattttcatcaaaatttatccatcacacacaaacaaaacactgataatgtcaatataaacatttttatgaaacTTGGATGGAAggatttaaatatgaaaaaaagacttCATAAATTCCCTTTTAATACTGTATTTTTCGCGGGATTTGGCAATTTACAAAttgtaattacactttaaagTGACGCAGAGATGTTGGAAACCATTCAAGTTAAATCTTAGATTGCGCCTGTCATAGCTTACACAGTAGAATGGCAAGTTTGGATGGTGCACGGAGCCAACTTATTATATAATAAATCTTGAGCCGCATGCCTGAAAACCTAGTAGTTGGATGGCTTTTGCTTGTGTCTACAAGAATGATGTATGCTGAACCATATCAGTACATATTCAAAAGTCAAATCATGTTTACATCAAATCGCTTAAATTgaattagaaagaaaaaaagaagtcttCACTGTCCACACTTTCCGTTAAAATGACCACCACAGAGACTGTTCAGCACCTCCATTTTAGCAAAGATGATGTGcactgatgaaaaaaacatattttgcttaaggcccatttacaCTGCGTCAAATCCAACTGGATCAGGCGTCGCTTCGGTGCAGATGCAGCGCCTCCTTTTCACTGCTGTCGCTGAAACCATCTGGGCACACTTGCTTATACAGGCGAAAATTTCAGAAAGTGCTGAAAAAAGACCTGTAACATTGCTCCCAGGGTTCCTAACTTAATAACAAAATTATTGAATTTGAGTTTTGTCCTCGCAGGAACATGCTAAATTACTTGTTTTGGAAATTTCCCAAATTAAATATTACCTGGAGCAACAACTGGCCctctgaaataaacaaactgCGGTGTACTCTCTTGAAAGATCACTTTTAGCTAGCGCCCCCTAAACGTAAAATAAAAGTTCTTCTTTTGAgtgatttattttacatatttgtaTATAGGATGATCAATTGATCATTACCTCCAGAACTCTCATTATTGTTTCAGCTTAAAATAACTAATTAActaattaaaattattatctAGATTTAAAGTAACTCAAAAAACAAATCGGAATATGGCATTATCCATCTATTTACAGCAACAAACGCAGCAGTGTCTGTTACTAAAAAGCCTTTTCGTACTGTAGCTTGACTTAATCTGACACCTAGTACTCTGGATTGTAAGTCATTTGGTGGTAATGCTGGAGTGGACAAAGCTGCTGAGCGAAGCAGCCCTCTAACTTCCGCCTGCTCCAGTGGATGTAGCACAGTGAACCTGCTTTAGATCCTCGGGTATGTCTGTCTAATCCGCCAAATGAATTAACAGGTTTAAATGTCACCCTGCGTGCACTCACAGGACGCGCATTCAGTCCTTAGCTGAAAGGTTCTCTTGTTTTTGTGGACCATTGTGTATTAAATCACATGTGCTGAGTCAGTGTGGACACC includes:
- the LOC128753927 gene encoding dual specificity protein phosphatase 5-like is translated as MKVSSIDSRRLRKIIRKEYGNCLIVDCRSYFSFTNSNIRGSVNVNLNSVVVRRSRGGPVPLQFIIPDENALFRLKEGSISAVVALDDRTSHWQKLKKDSVAQMVINTLSHLGSGTNICFLKGGYENFHSQYPELCTEVKSVDQSGSETDRRVINHNGKLSRNKPDYDQGTPVEILPFLYLGSAYHASRQDYLSDLHITALLNVSRRDLQPTKGGFDYKWIPVEDNHMADISSHFQEAIEFIDHVKQSGGKVLVHCEAGISRSPTICMAYIMKTQRIKLDAAFDIIKQRRAVISPNFSFMGQLLQFESEVLSSAPAHAATPEPVTPCIPESASFFANDFATTTTLNTKNFDPSVFTFPTSCLKSPVHHQLNLSPITALP